A genome region from Crossiella equi includes the following:
- a CDS encoding MFS transporter: MDADVMRDRVLRKVTWRLVPFLGLLYFINYLDRVNIGFAGPNGLTAELGMDQKAFGFASGIFFVGYLLLEVPSNLALHRFGARRWIARIMISWGIIATAMAFVPNATWLAVLRFLLGVAEAGFFPGIILYLTYWFPAYQRAKVVAQFMAAVAVSSAIGATVSSLLISYGDGVFGLSGWRFMFLAEGVPAILLAGVTWFFLTDRPAEAKWLAPAEREWLTAELATEREATESKHGWTLRKALTSPHILALALVYFGIVYGLYALGFFLPTIIKGFEQQFGTAYTVVERGLINAVPYVIGAVVMVWWGRHGDRTGERSWHVALPALLGGLAIPVALYLGNPVAAMVAVTVCACGVLAAMPTFWALPTTFLSGAAAAGAIGLINSLGNLSGFVAPFVTGALADATGSQRTGLWLVGGAMVLSAVLVLLLRRNDEHRVS, translated from the coding sequence ATGGACGCCGACGTGATGCGGGACCGGGTGCTGCGCAAGGTCACCTGGCGGCTGGTGCCGTTCCTGGGGCTGCTCTACTTCATCAACTACCTGGACCGCGTGAACATCGGCTTCGCCGGGCCCAACGGCCTGACCGCCGAGCTGGGCATGGACCAGAAGGCCTTCGGGTTCGCCTCCGGCATATTCTTCGTGGGATACCTGCTGCTGGAGGTGCCCAGCAACCTCGCGCTGCACCGCTTCGGCGCCCGCCGCTGGATCGCCCGCATCATGATCAGCTGGGGGATCATCGCCACCGCGATGGCCTTCGTACCCAACGCCACCTGGCTGGCCGTGCTGCGCTTCCTGCTCGGCGTGGCCGAGGCGGGTTTCTTCCCCGGCATCATCCTGTACCTGACCTACTGGTTCCCGGCCTACCAGCGGGCCAAGGTGGTCGCGCAGTTCATGGCCGCGGTCGCGGTCTCCAGCGCCATCGGCGCCACCGTGTCCAGCCTGCTGATCAGCTACGGCGACGGCGTGTTCGGCCTGTCCGGCTGGCGGTTCATGTTCCTGGCCGAGGGCGTGCCCGCGATCCTGCTGGCCGGTGTCACCTGGTTCTTCCTGACCGACCGCCCGGCCGAGGCGAAGTGGCTGGCCCCGGCCGAACGCGAGTGGCTGACCGCCGAGCTGGCCACCGAGCGGGAGGCCACCGAGTCCAAGCACGGCTGGACGCTGCGCAAGGCGCTGACCTCGCCCCACATCCTGGCGCTGGCGCTGGTCTACTTCGGGATCGTCTACGGCCTGTACGCGCTCGGCTTCTTCCTGCCCACGATCATCAAGGGCTTCGAGCAGCAGTTCGGCACGGCTTACACGGTCGTGGAGCGCGGGCTGATCAACGCGGTGCCGTACGTCATCGGCGCGGTGGTGATGGTCTGGTGGGGCCGCCACGGCGACCGCACCGGCGAACGCAGCTGGCACGTGGCGCTGCCCGCGCTGCTGGGCGGGCTGGCCATCCCGGTCGCGCTCTACCTCGGCAACCCGGTGGCCGCGATGGTCGCGGTGACGGTGTGCGCGTGCGGTGTGCTGGCCGCGATGCCGACCTTCTGGGCGCTGCCCACGACGTTCCTGTCCGGCGCGGCGGCCGCGGGCGCGATCGGGCTGATCAACTCGCTGGGCAACCTGTCCGGCTTCGTGGCGCCGTTCGTCACCGGTGCGCTGGCCGACGCGACGGGCAGCCAGCGCACCGGGCTGTGGCTGGTGGGCGGGGCGATGGTGCTGTCCGCGGTGCTCGTGCTGCTGTTGCGCCGCAACGACGAGCACCGCGTCAGCTAG
- a CDS encoding alpha/beta hydrolase family protein: MRTPLRLVALAVAAAAACALPVPAAAAPSGVEVSDYTLGDRAFRFGDHDFEITGRVHSPRRPGRFPVVLLAHGLWDTCAGSTFAWPCPPGEPALRSQDGYDYLASDLAAQGMVVVSISVNGINAGPMGQEADRARAALANRHLALWQQLSATGGGELAGRFTESGRPKQVDFRGRVDLDRVGLVGHSRGGRGVAYQVADKHLGELPRGVRVRAAVPLAPAEYYAPDPEAPENLDYRITQVPFLAVSGTCDHSVSGGKDYFDNAAGRNTVPVRLLTLRGANHNFHNTEWSPASGRPHAHDDVDSNQARTTPGHCRDRAGASVRQLTEAEQHRATSVYLSAFFRRYLLGDRTADLVLSGAVKPVGAVAEIKTR; the protein is encoded by the coding sequence GTGCGAACCCCGCTGCGCCTCGTGGCGCTCGCCGTGGCGGCCGCCGCGGCCTGTGCGCTGCCCGTGCCCGCCGCCGCTGCCCCCTCCGGTGTCGAGGTCAGCGACTACACGCTCGGCGACCGGGCCTTCCGCTTCGGCGACCACGACTTCGAGATCACCGGCCGGGTGCACTCCCCCCGGCGCCCAGGCCGGTTCCCGGTGGTGCTGCTCGCGCACGGGCTGTGGGACACGTGCGCGGGCAGCACCTTCGCCTGGCCCTGCCCGCCGGGCGAGCCCGCGCTGCGCAGCCAGGACGGCTACGACTACCTGGCCAGCGACCTGGCCGCCCAGGGCATGGTGGTGGTGTCGATCAGCGTGAACGGCATCAACGCGGGCCCGATGGGCCAGGAGGCCGACCGCGCCCGGGCCGCGCTGGCCAACCGGCACCTGGCGCTCTGGCAGCAGCTCTCCGCCACTGGCGGGGGCGAGCTCGCGGGCCGGTTCACCGAGTCCGGGCGCCCGAAACAGGTCGACTTCCGCGGCCGGGTCGACCTCGACCGGGTCGGCCTGGTGGGCCACTCCCGGGGCGGCCGGGGCGTGGCCTACCAGGTCGCGGACAAGCACCTGGGCGAGCTCCCGCGCGGCGTGCGGGTGCGCGCGGCGGTGCCGCTGGCCCCGGCCGAGTACTACGCGCCCGACCCCGAGGCGCCGGAGAACCTGGACTACCGCATCACCCAGGTCCCGTTCCTGGCCGTCTCCGGCACCTGCGACCACTCGGTCAGCGGCGGCAAGGACTACTTCGACAACGCGGCGGGCCGCAACACGGTCCCGGTCCGCCTGCTGACCCTGCGCGGCGCCAACCACAACTTCCACAACACCGAGTGGTCCCCGGCCTCCGGCCGCCCGCACGCCCACGACGACGTCGACTCCAACCAGGCCCGCACCACCCCGGGGCACTGCCGCGACCGCGCGGGCGCCTCGGTCAGGCAGCTCACCGAGGCCGAGCAGCACCGCGCGACCTCGGTGTACCTGTCCGCCTTCTTCCGCCGGTACCTGCTGGGCGACCGCACCGCCGACCTGGTGCTCTCCGGCGCGGTGAAACCCGTGGGCGCGGTGGCGGAGATCAAGACTCGGTGA
- a CDS encoding YciI family protein, protein MAKYLLLKHYRGAPAPVNNVEMSHWTPEEVSAHMRYMQDFADKLRATGEFVDGQALAPEGLWVRYDGEGRPAVTDGPFAETKDLIAGWMVIDVDSKERAVELAGELSAAPGAGGKPIHEWLEVRPFYTAPPTITES, encoded by the coding sequence ATGGCCAAGTACCTGCTGCTCAAGCACTACCGCGGTGCCCCGGCTCCGGTGAACAACGTCGAGATGTCGCACTGGACGCCGGAGGAGGTCAGCGCGCACATGCGGTACATGCAGGACTTCGCGGACAAGCTGCGCGCGACCGGCGAGTTCGTCGACGGCCAGGCCCTGGCCCCGGAGGGCCTGTGGGTCCGCTACGACGGCGAGGGCAGGCCCGCCGTCACGGACGGGCCCTTCGCCGAGACCAAGGACCTCATCGCCGGGTGGATGGTGATCGACGTGGACAGCAAGGAGCGCGCGGTCGAGCTGGCCGGGGAGCTGTCGGCCGCCCCGGGCGCGGGCGGCAAGCCCATCCACGAGTGGCTGGAGGTGCGGCCGTTCTACACCGCACCGCCCACCATCACCGAGTCTTGA
- a CDS encoding SDR family oxidoreductase encodes MSNRPLALVTGASRGIGRATAHALAPTHDLLLGGRDPQALAALAAELPGTATPWAVDLSDTDALTAATADIARLDLLVHSAGVAELGAVADTPAKVWRETYEINVVAVAELTRLLLPALRRARGTVVLVNSGAGLRANPGWGAYAASKFALRALADALRAEEEPHGVRVTSVHPGRTATDMQRGIRTAEGADYNPENYLTPESVAAAVLAAATAGPDAHVTEIVIRPAAR; translated from the coding sequence ATGAGCAACCGCCCCCTCGCACTCGTCACCGGCGCCTCCCGGGGCATCGGCCGCGCCACGGCCCACGCCCTCGCGCCCACCCACGACCTGCTGCTGGGCGGCCGCGACCCCCAGGCCCTCGCCGCGCTGGCGGCCGAGCTCCCCGGCACGGCCACGCCGTGGGCGGTGGACCTGTCCGACACCGACGCGCTGACCGCCGCCACCGCGGACATCGCACGCCTGGACCTCCTGGTGCACAGCGCGGGCGTCGCCGAGCTGGGCGCGGTCGCCGATACCCCGGCCAAGGTCTGGCGCGAGACCTACGAGATCAACGTGGTCGCCGTCGCCGAGCTGACCCGCCTGCTCCTGCCCGCGCTGCGCCGGGCCAGGGGCACCGTCGTGCTGGTCAACTCCGGCGCGGGCCTGCGCGCCAACCCGGGCTGGGGCGCCTACGCCGCCAGCAAGTTCGCCCTGCGCGCCCTGGCCGATGCCCTGCGCGCCGAGGAGGAGCCGCACGGCGTGCGCGTCACCTCGGTGCACCCCGGGCGCACCGCCACCGACATGCAGCGCGGCATCCGCACCGCCGAGGGCGCCGACTACAACCCGGAGAACTACCTGACCCCGGAGTCCGTGGCCGCCGCCGTGCTCGCCGCCGCCACGGCCGGGCCGGACGCGCACGTCACCGAGATCGTCATCCGGCCCGCGGCGCGCTGA
- a CDS encoding amidohydrolase family protein, with the protein MSMRLTAPVVLPCDADCSVLRDAVVDVDSAGRIVHCGPAATAPELTAGATVKELTGILLPGLVNTHAHSPMMPLRGLGGDLPLMRWLQEAIWPAEGKMVERDSYDGMLLGSVEMLRAGVTTSVEMFFHGEHMVEAVLATGGRIVLTPGVINAPGLERLGSWQHLTDQITRWIDADGVRFGPADRVELGYGPHSAYTLPPEAIAENARLARERGALLHIHVAEGLAEDVAVRAEHGSVPRLLEQIGALGGRVLSAHSVHLSDEDLAIYARHDVAVAHCPNSNAKLASGTARLLDMLDLNLRVGLGTDGPASNDDLDVWDEIRMSALVARLRGDDAAALKAPRALLLATRGGAQAIGRDDIGALEPGRWADVVHVDVDSPAFPRGVDAPDVQLLSNLVWSSAASQVTDVWVAGEHVVSAHEPTRVDRAKAQAEVRRIAERVSA; encoded by the coding sequence GTGTCGATGCGCCTGACGGCCCCCGTAGTCCTGCCCTGTGACGCCGACTGCTCCGTGCTGCGGGACGCCGTGGTCGACGTGGACAGCGCGGGTCGCATCGTCCACTGTGGACCCGCCGCGACCGCGCCGGAGCTGACCGCGGGTGCCACCGTCAAGGAGCTGACCGGCATCCTGCTGCCCGGCCTGGTGAACACGCACGCGCACAGCCCGATGATGCCGCTGCGCGGCCTGGGCGGTGACCTGCCGCTGATGCGCTGGCTGCAGGAGGCCATCTGGCCCGCCGAGGGCAAGATGGTCGAGCGGGACTCCTACGACGGCATGCTGCTCGGCTCGGTGGAGATGCTGCGCGCGGGCGTGACCACCAGCGTGGAGATGTTCTTCCACGGCGAGCACATGGTCGAGGCGGTGCTTGCGACCGGCGGCCGGATCGTGCTGACGCCGGGCGTGATCAACGCGCCCGGCCTCGAGCGGCTGGGCAGCTGGCAGCACCTGACCGACCAGATCACCCGGTGGATCGACGCGGACGGCGTGCGCTTCGGCCCGGCCGACCGCGTGGAGCTGGGCTACGGCCCGCACTCGGCGTACACGCTGCCGCCGGAGGCGATCGCGGAGAACGCGCGCCTGGCCCGCGAGCGGGGCGCGCTGCTGCACATCCACGTGGCCGAGGGCCTGGCCGAGGACGTCGCGGTGCGGGCCGAGCACGGTTCGGTGCCACGGCTGCTGGAGCAGATCGGCGCGCTGGGCGGGCGGGTGCTGTCCGCGCACTCGGTGCACCTCTCGGACGAGGACCTGGCGATCTACGCCCGCCACGACGTCGCGGTGGCGCACTGCCCGAACTCCAACGCCAAGCTCGCCAGCGGCACGGCCCGGCTGCTGGACATGCTGGACCTGAACCTGCGCGTGGGCCTGGGCACGGACGGCCCGGCCAGCAACGACGACCTGGACGTCTGGGACGAGATCCGGATGTCCGCCCTGGTGGCGCGCCTCCGGGGCGACGACGCGGCGGCGCTCAAGGCCCCGAGGGCCCTGCTGCTGGCCACCCGTGGCGGTGCCCAGGCCATCGGCCGCGACGACATCGGCGCGCTGGAGCCGGGCCGCTGGGCCGACGTGGTGCACGTGGACGTGGACAGCCCGGCCTTCCCGCGCGGGGTGGACGCCCCGGACGTGCAGCTGCTGTCCAACCTGGTGTGGTCCTCGGCCGCCTCGCAGGTCACCGACGTGTGGGTGGCCGGTGAGCACGTGGTCAGCGCGCACGAGCCGACCCGGGTGGACCGCGCCAAGGCGCAGGCCGAGGTGCGGCGGATCGCCGAGCGCGTCAGCGCCTGA
- a CDS encoding VanZ family protein encodes MSSLYLQNIQTGLIYFLVLGLALLVPVVALHYFRFGRVEPRRSFVLYATLLYGLVMLALVFMPFPPVDSVCTGRATTQFVPFQFVADIGTELAKHNRSGVTAWLTSKSMLSFAFNVALFVPMGVLLRKAWGLKRRWVVLAGFGLSLAIEITQLTGNFGIYPCAYRLFDVDDLMANTAGAALGGLIAPAALIVPKVLPLADSRALLDAASLPRQVVAYCLDMFLIGMGTLVLRTFTGFEPFLLLVLVYGLVRLLMPVLDHGYTPAGRLLKFRVRKVDGSPATVGRLVLREVFGPVGVLTVLGGLAVTAGMVAVELLRGIGTEEAIALLDRDLFIIIGLTGVAVFTLVMIAPVFRRDQRAWHDLIAGLRCVLDVPRPVVVVPDPALAAQADLAGSAHDSVDAPDGPRSPAL; translated from the coding sequence GTGTCGTCGCTGTACCTCCAGAACATCCAGACCGGTCTCATCTACTTCCTGGTCCTCGGGCTCGCCTTGCTCGTCCCGGTGGTGGCCCTGCACTACTTCCGGTTCGGGCGGGTCGAGCCGCGCCGGTCGTTCGTGCTGTACGCGACCCTGCTGTACGGCCTGGTGATGCTCGCGCTGGTCTTCATGCCCTTCCCGCCGGTGGACAGCGTGTGCACCGGGCGGGCGACCACGCAGTTCGTGCCGTTCCAGTTCGTCGCCGACATCGGCACCGAGCTGGCCAAGCACAACCGCTCCGGGGTCACCGCGTGGCTGACCAGCAAGTCGATGCTGTCCTTCGCGTTCAACGTGGCGCTGTTCGTGCCGATGGGCGTGCTGCTGCGCAAGGCCTGGGGCCTCAAGCGGCGCTGGGTGGTGCTGGCCGGGTTCGGGCTGTCGCTGGCCATCGAGATCACCCAGCTGACCGGCAACTTCGGCATCTACCCCTGCGCGTACCGCCTGTTCGACGTCGACGACCTGATGGCCAACACCGCCGGGGCCGCGTTGGGCGGGCTGATCGCCCCGGCCGCGCTGATCGTGCCGAAGGTGCTGCCGCTGGCCGACTCCCGCGCGCTGCTGGACGCCGCCAGCCTGCCCCGCCAGGTGGTGGCCTACTGCCTGGACATGTTCCTGATCGGCATGGGCACGCTGGTGCTGCGCACGTTCACCGGCTTCGAGCCGTTCCTGCTGCTGGTGCTGGTCTACGGCCTGGTGCGGCTGCTGATGCCGGTGCTGGACCACGGGTACACCCCGGCCGGGCGGCTGCTGAAGTTCCGGGTGCGCAAGGTGGACGGCTCGCCCGCGACGGTGGGCAGGCTCGTGCTGCGCGAGGTGTTCGGGCCGGTCGGTGTGCTGACCGTGCTGGGCGGGCTCGCGGTGACCGCGGGCATGGTGGCGGTGGAGCTGCTGCGCGGCATCGGCACCGAGGAGGCCATCGCGCTGCTGGACCGGGACCTGTTCATCATCATCGGGCTCACCGGGGTGGCGGTGTTCACACTGGTGATGATCGCGCCGGTGTTCCGCCGCGACCAGCGGGCCTGGCACGACCTGATCGCCGGTTTGCGCTGCGTGCTGGACGTGCCGAGGCCGGTGGTGGTGGTACCGGACCCGGCGCTTGCGGCGCAGGCGGATTTGGCAGGATCCGCACATGACAGTGTCGATGCGCCTGACGGCCCCCGTAGTCCTGCCCTGTGA
- a CDS encoding VanZ family protein: MTATYLGSIRTGLLAFLAIGFVLLLPLAAVHYRRYGRLEPRRALVLYAFLAYATVAFSLVFLPFPDPATVCKAGQDSTQFVPFQFLTDMQSELAKHGRSGFLAGLTSKSVLSFAFNVALFAPLGVFLRRAFGRGLGTTAAAGFGVSLAFEITQVTGNFGIYRCAYRLMDVDDLIANTGGTLLGFALAPLVVVLPKLVPEVPVYAHAVPVGRRLGALAVDLVLAGVFFLGTGATSTVAVLVPVVLARVVVPWLTDGWTPGGYLLGYRVRRADGTRAGLLRLAGREALELPGLLCFVLIAPILVGGISGELRVLIALAMVSALGAVVAVGSLLAPSGRRDQRGWPERLSGTRSVLVRRRPVAPLAGERERVRTPTG, from the coding sequence GTGACCGCGACGTACCTCGGCTCCATCCGCACCGGCCTGCTGGCCTTCCTCGCCATCGGCTTCGTGCTGCTGCTGCCGCTGGCCGCCGTGCACTACCGGCGGTACGGACGGCTGGAGCCCCGTCGCGCACTCGTGCTCTACGCCTTCCTCGCCTACGCCACGGTCGCGTTCTCCCTGGTGTTCCTGCCCTTCCCGGACCCGGCGACGGTGTGCAAGGCGGGCCAGGACAGCACCCAGTTCGTGCCGTTCCAGTTCCTCACCGACATGCAGTCCGAGCTGGCCAAGCACGGGCGCTCCGGGTTCCTCGCGGGCCTGACCAGCAAGTCGGTGCTGTCCTTCGCGTTCAACGTGGCCCTGTTCGCCCCGCTCGGGGTGTTCCTGCGGCGGGCGTTCGGGCGCGGTCTGGGCACCACCGCGGCGGCCGGGTTCGGCGTCTCGCTGGCCTTCGAGATCACCCAGGTCACCGGCAACTTCGGCATCTACCGCTGCGCGTACCGCCTGATGGACGTGGACGACCTGATCGCCAACACGGGCGGCACCCTGCTCGGCTTCGCGCTCGCGCCGCTGGTCGTGGTGCTGCCGAAGCTGGTGCCCGAGGTCCCGGTGTACGCCCACGCGGTGCCGGTGGGCCGCAGGCTGGGCGCGCTGGCGGTGGACCTGGTGCTGGCCGGGGTGTTCTTCCTCGGCACCGGCGCCACCTCCACGGTCGCGGTGCTCGTCCCGGTGGTGCTGGCCCGCGTGGTGGTGCCGTGGCTGACCGACGGCTGGACGCCCGGCGGCTACCTGCTCGGCTACCGGGTGCGGCGGGCCGACGGCACCCGGGCGGGGCTGTTGCGGCTGGCCGGGCGCGAGGCGCTGGAGCTGCCCGGCCTGCTGTGCTTCGTGCTCATCGCCCCGATCCTGGTGGGTGGGATCTCCGGGGAACTCAGGGTGCTCATCGCCCTGGCCATGGTCTCCGCGCTCGGCGCGGTGGTCGCGGTGGGCTCGCTGCTGGCGCCCTCGGGCAGGCGGGACCAGCGGGGTTGGCCGGAGCGGCTCTCCGGCACCCGCAGCGTGCTGGTGCGGCGGCGGCCGGTGGCGCCCCTCGCGGGCGAGCGGGAGCGCGTGCGTACCCCTACTGGGTGA
- a CDS encoding nitric oxide synthase oxygenase: protein MTAVDTDVISLAPGADGPSGARVDLAAAEEFLRMFHDSHSGSGPLSQRLAEVRDEVGRTGTYRHTAAELAYGARVALRDSGWCTSGLPWRRLKVRDLRGMRKPAAVATECFEHLRQATNGGDIRPLVTVFAPDTPDRPGPCIWNEQLVRYAGHRDEDGRVTGDPRYADFTQAVRVMGYRSPAKPGRFDLLPLVVETVDEGPKLFSVPREAVLEVPVTHPELPWFGELGLRWHAVPLITNMRLSIGGISYPAAPFNSWFVGAEIGTRALADEGAYAMAGEVARHLGLDTSSERTLWRDRAVLELNRAVLHSFDAAQVTITDHHSEAQHRLAWLRSRQRPSGGRPAFRVDSDAVRRARFGTPFKFGAPAVPPGGRLEALRKRLEAV, encoded by the coding sequence GTGACCGCTGTCGACACCGATGTGATCAGCCTGGCCCCCGGCGCCGATGGGCCCTCGGGCGCCCGGGTCGACCTGGCGGCTGCGGAGGAGTTCCTCCGCATGTTCCACGACTCCCACTCCGGCTCCGGCCCGCTGAGCCAGCGCCTGGCCGAGGTGCGCGATGAGGTCGGCCGCACCGGCACCTACCGGCACACCGCGGCCGAACTGGCCTACGGCGCACGGGTGGCGCTGCGCGACTCCGGCTGGTGCACCAGCGGCCTGCCGTGGCGGCGGCTGAAGGTGCGCGACCTGCGCGGCATGCGCAAGCCCGCCGCCGTGGCCACCGAGTGCTTCGAGCACCTGCGCCAGGCCACCAACGGCGGCGACATCCGCCCGCTGGTCACCGTGTTCGCCCCGGACACCCCGGACCGGCCGGGGCCGTGCATCTGGAACGAGCAGCTGGTGCGCTACGCCGGGCACCGCGACGAGGACGGCCGGGTCACCGGCGACCCGCGCTACGCCGACTTCACCCAGGCGGTGCGCGTGATGGGCTACCGCTCACCGGCCAAGCCCGGCCGCTTCGACCTGCTGCCGCTGGTCGTGGAGACCGTGGACGAGGGCCCGAAGCTGTTCAGCGTGCCGCGTGAGGCGGTGCTGGAGGTGCCGGTGACGCACCCGGAGCTGCCGTGGTTCGGCGAGCTCGGGCTGCGCTGGCACGCGGTGCCGCTGATCACCAACATGCGCCTGTCCATCGGCGGCATCAGCTACCCGGCCGCGCCGTTCAACTCCTGGTTCGTCGGCGCGGAGATCGGCACCCGGGCGCTGGCCGACGAGGGTGCGTACGCGATGGCGGGCGAGGTGGCCCGGCACCTGGGCCTGGACACCTCCTCCGAGCGCACGCTGTGGCGGGACCGGGCGGTGCTGGAGCTCAACCGCGCGGTGCTGCACTCCTTCGACGCGGCCCAGGTGACCATCACCGACCACCACAGCGAGGCCCAGCACCGGCTGGCCTGGCTGCGCTCGCGGCAGCGCCCCAGCGGCGGGCGGCCCGCGTTCCGGGTGGACTCCGACGCCGTGCGCCGGGCCCGGTTCGGCACGCCGTTCAAGTTCGGCGCACCGGCCGTCCCGCCAGGTGGCCGCCTGGAAGCGCTGCGGAAACGCCTGGAGGCGGTCTGA
- the trmB gene encoding tRNA (guanosine(46)-N7)-methyltransferase TrmB: protein MTVTGQDRPAHWRTVVSFVQRTARLSPGQQRAYDTYWPELGRKVSELGEEPVDFDAWFGRSAPVLLEIGSGMGETTAQLTAAAPELNYVAAEVYKPGLAQLLLRVEKLGLANLRLLRGDAVELLRKNIPADSLHGVRIYFPDPWPKQKHHKRRLVQPPFVALAASRIKPGGTLHLATDWEQYADEMMAACLQTPQLRNRYADQPGGWAPRPDWRPVTKFEQRAHEEGRVIRDLIFERV, encoded by the coding sequence ATGACTGTGACCGGGCAGGACCGGCCGGCGCACTGGCGCACGGTGGTGAGCTTCGTGCAGCGCACCGCGCGGCTGAGCCCAGGCCAGCAGCGGGCGTACGACACCTACTGGCCCGAGCTGGGCCGCAAGGTGTCCGAGCTGGGCGAGGAACCGGTCGACTTCGACGCCTGGTTCGGCCGCTCGGCACCTGTGCTGCTGGAGATCGGCTCCGGCATGGGCGAGACCACCGCGCAGCTCACCGCGGCCGCGCCCGAGCTCAACTACGTGGCCGCCGAGGTCTACAAGCCCGGCCTGGCCCAGCTGCTGCTGCGCGTGGAGAAGCTCGGCCTGGCCAACCTGCGCCTGCTGCGCGGGGACGCGGTCGAGCTGCTGCGCAAGAACATCCCGGCGGACTCGCTGCACGGCGTGCGCATCTACTTCCCCGACCCGTGGCCCAAGCAGAAGCACCACAAGCGCCGTCTCGTCCAGCCCCCGTTCGTGGCGCTGGCCGCCTCCCGCATCAAGCCGGGCGGCACGTTGCACCTGGCCACGGACTGGGAGCAGTACGCGGACGAGATGATGGCGGCCTGCCTGCAGACCCCGCAGCTGCGCAACCGGTACGCCGACCAGCCCGGCGGCTGGGCGCCGAGGCCGGACTGGCGGCCGGTCACCAAGTTCGAGCAGCGGGCCCACGAAGAGGGGCGCGTGATCCGGGACCTGATCTTCGAGCGCGTCTGA
- a CDS encoding universal stress protein, whose product MTDRVREAVEITGGVVVGVDGSASSLRALRVAVEEACRRGLVLHVLRAWTLRNAPRPPDCPAGSVASITEYENWLRKQTEELVAQHVEENPGCEIAVHIVHSPSPQGLIAASGGADLLVVGHRGRGGFAGLVLGSVADQVVRHARCSVLVVRPGI is encoded by the coding sequence GTGACCGATCGGGTGCGCGAGGCAGTCGAGATCACGGGTGGGGTCGTCGTCGGGGTGGACGGTTCGGCGTCCTCGCTCCGCGCGCTGCGCGTGGCGGTCGAGGAGGCGTGCCGCCGGGGTCTGGTCCTGCACGTGCTGCGCGCGTGGACGCTGCGCAACGCACCAAGGCCCCCGGACTGCCCGGCGGGCTCGGTCGCCAGCATCACCGAGTACGAGAACTGGCTGCGCAAGCAGACCGAGGAGCTCGTCGCGCAGCACGTCGAGGAGAACCCGGGCTGCGAGATCGCGGTCCACATCGTGCACTCGCCGTCTCCGCAGGGCCTGATCGCGGCCTCCGGCGGCGCGGACCTGCTGGTGGTCGGGCACCGGGGTCGTGGCGGCTTCGCCGGGCTGGTGCTGGGCTCGGTCGCCGACCAGGTGGTGCGGCACGCGCGGTGCTCTGTCTTGGTGGTCCGCCCGGGCATCTAG
- a CDS encoding PPOX class F420-dependent oxidoreductase, translated as MGYTDAPEGWWREFVAAVPPRTGKLAVTRKDGSPHVSPVWVDLDGDDLVFTTYATSIKGKAILRDGRVALCFDNEHPPFDFVTITGRATTNDDPATVRHWAGRLGARYMGAGREQEFAERNGVEGEVVVRVTVEKVVAKNDVAG; from the coding sequence ATGGGTTACACCGATGCTCCAGAAGGCTGGTGGCGGGAGTTCGTCGCGGCCGTTCCGCCCCGCACGGGCAAGCTCGCCGTCACCCGCAAGGACGGCTCACCACACGTTTCGCCCGTCTGGGTGGACTTGGACGGCGACGACCTGGTCTTCACGACCTACGCCACCTCGATCAAAGGCAAGGCGATCCTCCGGGACGGCCGGGTTGCGCTCTGCTTCGACAACGAGCACCCGCCGTTCGACTTCGTGACGATCACCGGCCGGGCCACCACCAACGACGACCCGGCCACCGTGCGCCACTGGGCGGGCCGCCTCGGCGCGCGGTACATGGGCGCGGGCCGCGAACAGGAGTTCGCCGAGCGCAACGGCGTCGAGGGCGAGGTCGTGGTACGGGTGACCGTGGAGAAGGTGGTGGCCAAGAACGACGTGGCCGGGTAG
- a CDS encoding response regulator: MIRVMLVDDQELMRMGFRMVLDAQEDLQVIGEAGDGNEAVQKAAELRPDVVLMDVRMPVLDGVEATKRISQDGSSKVLVMTTFDLDEYVLAALRNGASGFLLKDTPPADLVSALRAVASGDAVVSPSVTRRLLDRFLGSPESGQLRDAAVLDVLTEREREVLVLVAKGMSNAEIAKALFLSEATVKTHVGRILSKLDLRDRVQAVVLAYETGLARPGDA, from the coding sequence GTGATCCGCGTGATGCTGGTGGACGACCAGGAGCTCATGCGCATGGGGTTCCGCATGGTTCTCGATGCCCAGGAAGACCTCCAGGTGATCGGTGAGGCCGGGGACGGGAACGAGGCGGTCCAGAAGGCCGCGGAGCTCCGTCCCGACGTGGTCCTCATGGACGTGCGCATGCCCGTGCTCGACGGAGTGGAGGCGACCAAGCGCATCAGCCAGGACGGCAGCTCGAAGGTGCTGGTCATGACCACCTTCGACCTGGACGAGTACGTGCTGGCCGCGCTGCGCAACGGCGCCAGCGGGTTCCTGCTCAAGGACACCCCGCCCGCCGACCTCGTCTCCGCCCTGCGCGCGGTGGCCAGCGGCGACGCGGTGGTCAGCCCGAGCGTCACCCGCAGGCTGCTGGACCGCTTCCTGGGCTCGCCGGAGTCCGGCCAGCTGCGCGACGCGGCGGTGCTGGACGTGCTCACCGAGCGTGAGCGCGAGGTGCTGGTCCTGGTGGCCAAGGGCATGTCGAACGCGGAGATCGCCAAGGCGCTGTTCCTGTCCGAGGCCACGGTGAAGACACACGTCGGCCGCATCCTGTCCAAGCTGGACCTGCGCGACCGCGTGCAGGCCGTGGTGCTGGCGTACGAGACGGGCCTGGCCCGCCCCGGCGACGCCTAG